One Natrinema longum genomic window, GCTGTCGGGGATCTCGGGTTTGAGCCGCGACTCGATGTAGCGCTCGAGACCGGTGTCCTCGACCTCGCTGTCCTCGTCGAAGTAGTCCTGGGACATGTAGCCCGAGACCTCCGTCACCGAGAGGTAGGAGTCGGCCCGCTCGGTGAACTCCGCGAGGGCGGTGTGTTCGAACCGCCGCTCGAGCGTGTCGATATCGGAAAGCGTCGGTCGGAGGTGAAGCACGAGGAGGTCGGCCTTGTGGCCCAGCACCGAGAAGACGGCGGACTCGCCCGCATCCGCGTCCCGAACGGCCACACTGGACTGTAGATAGTCGACGCCCTCGTCGATCGCCTGCGAACGGCGTCGTTCGGGGGCCTCTCGCCAGGCGTCCCAGTCGATCGACCGGAAGTCGTGCAAGACGTACCAACCCTCCTCCGTCTGTGGCGGTTGCCGTCGGTCCATGAGCGCGGGTTAGGTCGGAGATGCTAAGAAGGGCCGGGTTTCGGTTCGCTTCCCCGGCGTCGCCTCGTTCGGCGACGGCCACGCTCGTCGTCCTCGCCCCGCAGTTCGTCCGGTGGGAGTGACCGAAACGCTTTACCGCCGTCCGTTTAATCCACCCGGTACATGCGGAAAAGTGGACCGCCGAAAGGACTCATTGCCTATCTCGTCCTCGAACTCCTCGAGGAAAAACCGCGGTACGGCTACGAGATCTTGAAGGAAATTCGCGAGATCAGCGGTGGCCACTGGGAGCCCTCGTACGGCTCGGTCTACCCGATCCTCTACAAGTTCGAGGAGAAGGGGTGGGCCGAACGCATCGAGCGCGACGACGAACCCGATCGGAAGTACTTCGAACTGACCGACGACGGCCACGCGGAACTCGCGGACCGCCGTGCGAGCGGGTCGGAGAAGGCCCGCGACTTCGCCGACGTCATTCTGGGTTTCTTCCACGTCTACGCGGCGTTTTCGACGGACGATCGGTTCGAGATCCCCGACATCGAGGGCGAGTGGCGGTTCGACGAGACGTTCAGCCGGTGGGTCGTCGAACAGGTCGTCCGCCACTACGAACACTACTTCGACACCGAGTTCGAGCGACTCGAGGCGACGCCCGACGCGTTCTACGAGCGCCACGGGATCGATCCGGACGAGGAGTAGGGGCCGCCGGGACGGCCTCGAGTCCCCGAGTTGCGGGGAGATCGGTTCCGGAGGCGATCAGGTCGCGAGCAGTTGTGGCCCGAACAACATCAGGACGAAACTGAGCAGCATCGTCAGGCCGATCCCCGTCGTCACCACACGAACCATCCCGCGGGTCGCGTCGATCGGGAGTCGGGAGACGATCGCCTCGGTACTCGTCCGGAGGATGTGTCCGCCGTCGAGCGGGAACGCCGGAACGCAGTTGAAAAAGCCAAGCTGGATGTTGATCCAGCCGGTCCAGAACAGCAGGTTCGCCAGCAGGAAGACGGTCCCGTCCCCGAACGCGCCGAGCGCGCCCTGGGTCGTATAGAAGTTCTGAATCCCGCCGGTGAAGCCCGCGAAATTAAACGGCATGCCGCCGCCGGTGACGCCGATGACCGGCAGCAGTAACACCACGCCGATCTTGCCGAGGAAGGTGTCGGCGATGCCGCCGAACCGGGACTCGCCGTCTCCGCCGAGCACTGCCAGGTATTCTTCCGCGGGATAGAGCTGGACGCCGATGTCGTCGACCGAGATGCCGGCGGTCCCCGGATGCGGCCGGATGCCGAGGTAGCCGGTATCAGCCTGGGGATGTGCATCGAGCGTCAGTTCGTAGCTCCGGCGCTCGTCGCCGAAATAGCCCGCCACGGTGACCTGCTGGTCGGGCTCGCTGTTCTCGAGGAGCGAGCCGAGCGCCTCGTAGCTGTGGATCCGTTCGCCGTCGAAGCGAGTGATGACGAAGGTCTCGTCGGTCGGTCCGGTTTCACCCTCGAGCGGGCCGTCCTCGGCGATCGAGACCGCAGCGCCGATCGGCACCTCACGCTCGACGTCGTCCCCGCCGTCTGCGGGTGCGATCGTCAGCGTTGCGCGCTCGCTGTCGCCGACGGCATCGAAGAAGCCACGTTCCGTCGCGATCGTCCGCCCGTCGACGGCCCGGATTTCGTCGCCGACGGACAGGCCCGTCGGCCCGTCGGTCATCGCCGCGGTCACGAGCACCGATCGATCGACGGACACCGTCCGCTCGCCGTCGATCTCGACCGTTACCTGCTCGCCCTCGACCGCCTCGAGCCGGTCGGCGAGTTCGTCGTTGCCCTCGACTGCGGTCCCGTCGACCGCGGTAATCCGATCGTTCGGTTCGATACCGGCGTCGGCAGCGGGTGAGTCGGGTGCGACACCGCCGACGGCGGCACCGGGTGCGAGGGCGATCGAGCCGGCGACCGGTCCGAAGAGCAACGCGAACGCGAGGATCGTAATCGCGAAGTTGTTCGTCACGCCGGCGGCGAACATCCGCGTCTGGCCGCCACGGGAGGCCGCCTTGCTGCTCTCGTGATCGGG contains:
- a CDS encoding PadR family transcriptional regulator, which gives rise to MRKSGPPKGLIAYLVLELLEEKPRYGYEILKEIREISGGHWEPSYGSVYPILYKFEEKGWAERIERDDEPDRKYFELTDDGHAELADRRASGSEKARDFADVILGFFHVYAAFSTDDRFEIPDIEGEWRFDETFSRWVVEQVVRHYEHYFDTEFERLEATPDAFYERHGIDPDEE
- a CDS encoding site-2 protease family protein — its product is MDYGSPAVVSVPELFGSELVTWVLVGLLLYWAAVVGLRNAGKLPEYVGTQGPILTLHTKRGRALLDRLARPKRFWRAWSNLGVGIALVVMVSMFVFLIRAAMVSLSSPQLVSSPVRQPRNVLVIPGVNDFLPLSATPGIVFGLLVGLVVHEGGHGLLCRVEDIDIDSMGIAMLAVLPVGAFVEPDHESSKAASRGGQTRMFAAGVTNNFAITILAFALLFGPVAGSIALAPGAAVGGVAPDSPAADAGIEPNDRITAVDGTAVEGNDELADRLEAVEGEQVTVEIDGERTVSVDRSVLVTAAMTDGPTGLSVGDEIRAVDGRTIATERGFFDAVGDSERATLTIAPADGGDDVEREVPIGAAVSIAEDGPLEGETGPTDETFVITRFDGERIHSYEALGSLLENSEPDQQVTVAGYFGDERRSYELTLDAHPQADTGYLGIRPHPGTAGISVDDIGVQLYPAEEYLAVLGGDGESRFGGIADTFLGKIGVVLLLPVIGVTGGGMPFNFAGFTGGIQNFYTTQGALGAFGDGTVFLLANLLFWTGWINIQLGFFNCVPAFPLDGGHILRTSTEAIVSRLPIDATRGMVRVVTTGIGLTMLLSFVLMLFGPQLLAT